The genome window CCGAAGGAGATCGCCGCGCGACCCTGGCCGTCGGTGCCGATGAGCAGCAGGTAGTCGTGGGGGCGGCCGTCCTGGATCTTGCTGTCCTGATCAAGTCGGGCGGCAATGGGTGCGAGCTTGTCGTAGGTGTCCTGGTCCGCAGGGCTGAGCGGCTTCTTCTTCGACGCCAGGTCGTTCAGCGTCTTGTCCAGATACGCCCGGTTCACCTTGTCCCGGATGTCCGCCGGGATCCCGTCCCGGTTGCCGATCAGGTCCGGGTGCTCCGTCATGAACCACTGCTGCTCGTTGGGGGTCAGTCCGTCCCACCAGGCCTTCACCTCGGCCGGGGTGGCCTTGTCGCCGGGGACGCCGCTCATGAAGTCGGGGGTGGCGCCGCCGAAGTTGGCGACGTACTGGTCGGCGTTGGCGGTGGTGAGGTCGAGGCCGGCGCCGCTGGTGGCGCGCTGGGTGTAGGTGGCCAGCATCGAGGTGAGGGAGGCGTCGGCGGTGGCGGCCTCGCTGATGGCGGCGGAGATGCGGCCCGCGAGGGCGGTGGCGAGGGGTTTCTGCTGGGCGTCCCAGGTGGCGGCGTCGTCGGGGGTCTGGGCCTGGTCCGGGGCCGACCAGCTGACCGCGCCCGTGGCGTCCACGGTGAGGTGCTGGGTCTGGGCGTCGGAGAGGGCCTTGAGCAGTTTGGACTGGGCGAGCTGGAAGGCGTCGGCGCTCTCGCGGAGCTGACCGCCGATCAGGCCGAGCTCGATCTCCGCCGCGTTCAGCTGGTTGGTGGTGGTGGCGACGGCGGACAGGGCGGTGTCCGCCGTCGTGCCGGTCCAGCCGCCGCCGTGGGCTGCCTGGTCGGTGCCCTTGTACCAGTCGGTGGTGTGGTCGGCGAAGGCCGTCCAGAGCTTGTCGTAGGCGTCGGCCGTCGCGTACAGGCCGGTGAAGTCGGCGTCGCGCAGGCTGGCGAGGTCCATCGGTGGTGCTCCCCCCTAGAAGTCGGGGAGAGCCTAGCCGGGAAATGGTGACGGTACGTAGGACAATCATCATCATCGCGTTGCCGGGCGTGGTGGCTGAGCCGCTGTCAGGGGCGGATCGGTGACACTGGAGCGGTGGAGAGTCAGCGCAGTGGGTCGACGGCGGTGGGGGTTCGGTTCACCGCGGCGGACGAGGAGAAGCGCCGCGGGGTGCGGCGGATGAAGGCGATCGCGACCGGGTTCCTGGTGGCGGCCACGGTGGTGTTCGCGCTGGCGACCTGGGGCAAGGCGGCCGGCTGGGGCAGTTGGACGGGGTACGTGGCGGCGGCCGCGGAGGCGGGGATGGTCGGCGCGCTGGCCGACTGGTTCGCCGTCACCGCGCTGTTCCGGCGGCCGTTCGGGCTGCCGATCCCGCACACCGCGATCATCCCGACCAAGAAGGACGCCTTCGGCCGCTCGCTCGGCACCTTCGTGGGCGAGAACTTCCTCTCCGCGCAGGTGGTGCGCACCCGGCTGGGCTCGCTCGGCATCGCCCACCGGCTGGGCGAGTGGCTGGCCGCGCCGGGCAGCGCCGAGCGGGTGACCACCGAGGCGGCGGCCGCACTGCGCGGGGTGCTGGCGGTGCTGCGGGACGAGGACGTGCAGGCGGTGGTGGGCGAGGCGGTCACCCGGCGGGCGGCGGCCACCCAGGTCGCCGAGCCGCTGGGCCGACTGCTGGGCCGGGTGGTCGCGGACGGCGGCCACCACGGCGTGGTGGACCTGGTGGCGGTGCGGGCGCACGACTGGCTGGTCGAGCACCACGGCGAGGTGGTCGACAAGGTGGCGATAAAGTCCCCCGGCTGGACGCCCAAGTTCATCGACCACCAGGTCGGCGAGCGGGTCCACAAGGAGCTGCTGCGGTTCACCGCGGCCGTCCGGGACGACCCGCACCACCCGGCCCGGGGGGCGATCGACACCTTCCTGGCCGACTTCGCGGTGGAGTTGCAGACCGACGGGGCGACCAAGGAGCGGGTCGAGCGGGCCAAGGCCGAGCTGCTGGCCAGGAACGAGGTGCAGGAGCTGATCGCCTCCTCGTGGAGCGCGGTGCGCGGCCTGGTGGTGGCGGCGGCCGAGGACGAGCAGAGCGAGCTGCGCCGCCGGCTGCGGGACGGCCTGCGGTCCTTCGGCACGCGCCTGACCACCGACCGGCGCCTGCAGCAGAAGACCGACGGCTGGCTGCAGGACGCGGCGGCCTACGTGGTGGACACCTACCGGGCCGAGATCACCTCGCTGATCTCGGACACCGTGGCGGGCTGGGACGCGGACGACGCCTCCCGCAAGATCGAGGCCAACGTCGGCCGGGACCTGCAGTTCATCCGGATCAACGGCACCGTGGTCGGCGCGCTGGCCGGTCTGCTGATCCACACCGTCAGCACCGCGCTGGGTGGCTGAGGGGGTCTAATGGGTTGATCGACGAACGATCTGTGAGGAGTGGGAAATGACGCGCGGGATGGACGCGTTCATCGCGGGACTGCCCAAGGCCGAGCTGCACGTGCACCACGTGGGCTCGGCCTCGCCGCGGGTGGTGGCCAACCTGGCGGCCCGTTACGAGGGCCGCACTCAGGTGCCGGCCGACCCCGAGAAGCTGGCGGAGTACTTCACCTTCACCGACTTCGCGCACTTCATCCAGGTGTACCTCTCGGTGGTGGACCTGGTCCGGGACGCGGAGGACGTCCGCTCGCTGACCTACGGCGTGGCCGAGGACATGGCGCGCCAGCGGATCCGCTACGCCGAGCTGACGGTGACTCCGTACAGCTCGGTCCGCCGGGGCATCCCGGACGTGGCGTTCATGGAGGCGATCGAGGACGCCCGGCGCAGCGCCGAGCGGGACTTCGGGATCGTGCTGCGCTGGTGCTTCGACATCCCGGGCGAGGCCGGCCTGGTCTCCGCGGAGGAGACGGCGCGGCTGGCCCTGGACGTGGGCGCGGACGGGCTGGTCAGCTTCGGCCTGGGCGGTCCGGAGATCGGCGTGCCGCGGCCGCAGTTCAAGCCGTTCTTCGACCGGGCCCGGGCGGCCGGCCTACACAGCGTGCCGCACGCCGGCGAGTCCACCGGCCCGGAGACGGTCTGGGACGCGATCCGCGAGCTGGGCGCCGAGCGGATCGGCCACGGCACCCAGAGCTTCAAGGACCCGGCGCTGATGGACTACCTGGGCGAGCACCGGATCCCGCTGGAGGTCTGCCCGACCTCCAACCTGGCCACCCGGGTCGTCGAGCGGATCGAGGAGCACCCGATCCGCAAGTTCGTCGACGCCGGCCTGCTGGTCACCGTGAACAGCGACGACCCGCCGATGTTCGGCACCGACCTGAACACCGAGTTCGCGGTGGCGGCCGAGCTGCTCGACCTGGACGAGGCGGGCGTGGCCGGCCTGGCGAAGAACGCGGTCGAGGCCTCGTTCCTGGACCAGGCCGGCAAGACCCGGCTGAACGGCGAGATCGACGCCTACCTGGCGGGCTGGACCCGCGGCTGACCCGGGTTCGGCTGCGCCGGGGCGGGGGTGCCCCGGTGCAGCCAGGCCCGTTCGGCGGCTGTCCAGGCCGTGGTGGTGAGCAGGTAGAGGGCGGCTGCGAGCGGGACCAGGGCGGCGAACAGTACGGTGCCGAAGGCCAGGTACGGGGCGATGCCCGCGCCCGGGGTACCGGCGGTGACCGCTGCCCGGGCCTTGCGGTAGCCGAGCAGGCCCAGGCACCCCAGTGCCGCGTAGAGCGCGCCGAAGACGGCCAGTTGGGCGGGGGTGTGCGCGGCGGTGACGTGCAGGCCGAGCGGCACGCCGGCCAGGGTGTGGCCGAGCAGGTCGTTGGGCCGCCCGGCCACCCGGGCCAGCGTGAAGAGCCGGTACATCACCGAGAAGAACGGCAGCTGCACCAGCATCGGCAGGCAGCCGGCGAACGGCGAGGCCTGCTCGGCCTTGTAGAGCTCGGCGAGTTCGGCCCGCAGCCGTTCGGGCCGGTCCTTGTGCTGCTTCTGCAGCTCGGCGACCCGGGGTGCCAACCTGGCCCGGGCCCGCTCGCCGCGGGCGGCCGCGCGGGCCAGGGG of Kitasatospora viridis contains these proteins:
- a CDS encoding adenosine deaminase — protein: MTRGMDAFIAGLPKAELHVHHVGSASPRVVANLAARYEGRTQVPADPEKLAEYFTFTDFAHFIQVYLSVVDLVRDAEDVRSLTYGVAEDMARQRIRYAELTVTPYSSVRRGIPDVAFMEAIEDARRSAERDFGIVLRWCFDIPGEAGLVSAEETARLALDVGADGLVSFGLGGPEIGVPRPQFKPFFDRARAAGLHSVPHAGESTGPETVWDAIRELGAERIGHGTQSFKDPALMDYLGEHRIPLEVCPTSNLATRVVERIEEHPIRKFVDAGLLVTVNSDDPPMFGTDLNTEFAVAAELLDLDEAGVAGLAKNAVEASFLDQAGKTRLNGEIDAYLAGWTRG
- a CDS encoding YidC/Oxa1 family membrane protein insertase — translated: MFLFTFIDPAVGLAHTAVTTLAGFVPAAAAIVLFTLCVRLALHPLARAAARGERARARLAPRVAELQKQHKDRPERLRAELAELYKAEQASPFAGCLPMLVQLPFFSVMYRLFTLARVAGRPNDLLGHTLAGVPLGLHVTAAHTPAQLAVFGALYAALGCLGLLGYRKARAAVTAGTPGAGIAPYLAFGTVLFAALVPLAAALYLLTTTAWTAAERAWLHRGTPAPAQPNPGQPRVQPAR
- a CDS encoding DUF445 domain-containing protein, whose product is MKAIATGFLVAATVVFALATWGKAAGWGSWTGYVAAAAEAGMVGALADWFAVTALFRRPFGLPIPHTAIIPTKKDAFGRSLGTFVGENFLSAQVVRTRLGSLGIAHRLGEWLAAPGSAERVTTEAAAALRGVLAVLRDEDVQAVVGEAVTRRAAATQVAEPLGRLLGRVVADGGHHGVVDLVAVRAHDWLVEHHGEVVDKVAIKSPGWTPKFIDHQVGERVHKELLRFTAAVRDDPHHPARGAIDTFLADFAVELQTDGATKERVERAKAELLARNEVQELIASSWSAVRGLVVAAAEDEQSELRRRLRDGLRSFGTRLTTDRRLQQKTDGWLQDAAAYVVDTYRAEITSLISDTVAGWDADDASRKIEANVGRDLQFIRINGTVVGALAGLLIHTVSTALGG
- a CDS encoding alpha/beta hydrolase yields the protein MDLASLRDADFTGLYATADAYDKLWTAFADHTTDWYKGTDQAAHGGGWTGTTADTALSAVATTTNQLNAAEIELGLIGGQLRESADAFQLAQSKLLKALSDAQTQHLTVDATGAVSWSAPDQAQTPDDAATWDAQQKPLATALAGRISAAISEAATADASLTSMLATYTQRATSGAGLDLTTANADQYVANFGGATPDFMSGVPGDKATPAEVKAWWDGLTPNEQQWFMTEHPDLIGNRDGIPADIRDKVNRAYLDKTLNDLASKKKPLSPADQDTYDKLAPIAARLDQDSKIQDGRPHDYLLLIGTDGQGRAAISFGNPDTATDISAYVPGMTTDPASLGPGYGVTDGSNEAENALNTWRAAQAKEPPGRSAASIVWLGYDPPPMPGFPDTNPSDYGAVSKGRAEAGAPAFAQFVTGLRATNTTGQPPHVTSIGHSYGSLLVGDATKLSTRPGAPYSPPDDVVLIGSPGVGVNHASDLGVPGHVWDGAARNDPITYLPSKTNLVTSAAGFVVDPSERWFGEDPSSSAFGAHRFTVNNSSGSGLFGPHTKYLTPTLGGPSLDNITNIVTGHYDQVHLESGR